The DNA sequence TTTCGTGCGCACCACCCTGAAGAACGTGCTCTCCGGCAAGGTGGTCGACAAGACCTTCAACGCGGGCACCAAGGTCGACACCGCGACCGTCGACAAGCGGACCATGCAGTACCTGTACGCCGACGGCGAGGACTACGTCTTCATGGATCTGGAGACCTTCGACCAGATCATGGTGCCCGGCGGCACGGTCGGCGAGGCAGCCAACTACCTGCTGCCCGAGGCCGAGGCGATCGTGGCGACCCACGAAGGTGTGCCGCTGTACGTCGAGCTGCCGACCAGCGTGGTCCTCGAGGTCACCTACACCGAGCCGGGCCTGCAGGGTGACCGGTCGACCGGCGGCAACAAGCCGGCCACGATGGAGACGGGCGCCACCGTTCAGGTGCCGTTGTTCGTCACCACCGGCGAGAAGATCAAGGTCGACACCCGCGACGGCCGCTACCTCGGCCGAGCCTGATGGCCGAGGGGCCGAAGACCTCGATGCCGGCGCGCCGCAAGGCGCGTAAACGGGCCCTGGACGTGCTCTACGAGGCGGACATGCGCGATCTGCCGCCGGCGCAGGTGCTGGTCGGTTACCTGGCCCGGCTGTCTCCACGTCCGGAGCATCTCGACTACGCGGTCGGTCTGGTCGAGGGGGTGGCGGCCCACCGGGACCGGATCGACGAGCTGATCGGCAGCTACGCCGAGGGGTGGACGCTGGACCGGATGCCGGTGGTCGACCGCAACCTGGCCCGGATCGCCGTCTACGAGTTGCTCTACGTCGACGAGATCGACGACCCGGTGGCCATCACCGAGGCGGTCGAGCTGGCCCGGCAGATGTCAACTGACGATTCGCCGCGGTTCCTCAACGGTCTGCTGGACCGGATCGCCGAGTACACCCCGCACTAGCGGCTCCCGCCGCTCTGGCGGGTACCGCCACGACCGCCGGTGCCACGCGACACCGCCGACGGGCCCGATCCAGCTGGATCGGGCCCGTCGGCGGTTGGGTGCGCAGCCGTCAGGAGGCGAAGAACGCCCGCGGGTCGGCGACCAGTACGCCGTGCTCGTTCAGCCGCTCGATGAGGCCGGACGGCGACGAGTCGTACACGATCGCCAGCGCCCGCAGGTCGTCGGCGCGGATGGACAACACCCGACCGTTGTAGTCACCGCGCTGCTGCTGGATCGCCCGGGCGTACCGGGCGACGTAGGCGAGGTCCTCGCCGACCTCGTCGTACAGCCGCTCCAGATCCAGGACGATCTTGCTGGTGGGCTCGTGACGTACCCCACTGC is a window from the Solwaraspora sp. WMMD792 genome containing:
- the efp gene encoding elongation factor P encodes the protein MATTNDLKNGLVLNLDGELWAVVEFQHVKPGKGGAFVRTTLKNVLSGKVVDKTFNAGTKVDTATVDKRTMQYLYADGEDYVFMDLETFDQIMVPGGTVGEAANYLLPEAEAIVATHEGVPLYVELPTSVVLEVTYTEPGLQGDRSTGGNKPATMETGATVQVPLFVTTGEKIKVDTRDGRYLGRA
- the nusB gene encoding transcription antitermination factor NusB, producing MPARRKARKRALDVLYEADMRDLPPAQVLVGYLARLSPRPEHLDYAVGLVEGVAAHRDRIDELIGSYAEGWTLDRMPVVDRNLARIAVYELLYVDEIDDPVAITEAVELARQMSTDDSPRFLNGLLDRIAEYTPH
- a CDS encoding transcriptional regulator, which codes for MPSEYAKSLGARLRSIRQQQGLSLQGVEEKSNGRWKAVVVGSYERGDRAVTVSRLAELADFYRVPVSELLPDGSGVRHEPTSKIVLDLERLYDEVGEDLAYVARYARAIQQQRGDYNGRVLSIRADDLRALAIVYDSSPSGLIERLNEHGVLVADPRAFFAS